The Orrella daihaiensis genome contains the following window.
GCTCACCCAAGGGTATACGGCATGATCGTCGGTGCGGAAGACCTCGCGGTCTCTTTGCGAATGGCCGTAGATACCGATGGGTTGTATGTCCCAAACGTGATGGCAGTCGCTGCCTGTCGTAGGGCCGGCATTGTACCGATAGGCTTTGTTGGTTCCGTCGCCGACTTTGCCGATCAGGACAAGTTCAAGCAAACGGTGCAACGGGCTGCGCGCCTCGGGTTTGAAGGTGCGTTCTGCATCCACCCATCACAAGTCGATCCAGCCAACGAGGCATTTAGCCCTGACCCTAGGGCCGTTGAGCGCGCGCGCGCATTGATCAAGACATTTGAACAGGCTCGTGCTGCCAACCAGGCAACCTGTACGTTTGAGGGTCGCATGGTTGATGCACCAGTCGTGGCTCAAGCGCAGCTTCTAATTGAACGCGACAATGCCTTGCAGGCACTGATTTCACGTCGCCATCCGACTGGCCGTGAGTGAAATCGGTAACTCAGCAGGCAATCGGTTAAAGGACCTTTCTGCGCTCGGCATTGATAGCCTGCCCAAGCGCTGGCAGGCTGTTCTATCAACACCACCTGCCAGCACACAACTGGTCCGGACCACCGCGGCGATCAAGGCAGAACTAACTGCTGGCGCCATCATTTACCCGGCAGACCCCTGGCGCGCACTAAGACTGACCGAGCTCGATGACGTCAAAGTCGTGATCCTCGGGCAAGACCCCTATCACGGACCCGATCAAGCACAGGGGCTCGCGTTTTCAGTTGCGTCACACTGCAAGATACCGCCAAGCTTGCGAAACATTTTTCTAGAAATTTCGCAGGACCCACTGCTACAGACCGACACGCTAAAACCTCAGCCAGATCCAGATCTAAGCCGCTGGGCTAGACAGGGTGTGCTGTTGCTCAACACCTCCTTGACAGTCCGAGACGGACAAGCAGCCTCGCATGCCAAGCTTGGTTGGCAAGTCGTGACCGATGCGATTATTTCGGCAGTTGCCAAACGCCAAACGCCCACGGTGTTCATGCTTTGGGGAGCACATGCACAAGCCAAAGCCGAGATGATTAAGTCGTACAGCAGGCAGCACTTCATTCTGGCAGCCAACCATCCGTCACCGCTGTCAGCGCGCCGGCCGCCTGTGCCGTTTCTGGGCTGCGGGCATTTTGGGCGGGCGAACGAGTGGCTCGAGGCGCAAGATTTACTAGCGGTTCAATGGTCAAACTAAAAGTCACTAGTTTCTGCACTCCAGACATAAATTGAGTCTGCCAGTTAGGCATATCGTGAAAGCCACAATAGATAGTTCCTGCCTGACCCATTAAAGTTCTGCATTGATTTACCCTAAACATATCAACGTCTCTACTTTCGCCATTTGCATTGCAGAGTTTGACATCACCAGCTGATTTACTACAATAGTAGCAATACGTTTCAACATGATTTTTAAACACACCATGAGCATGCCAGTACGCATTGACGACCAACTATACGAGCAAGCCAAAGCGCATGCGCACGCCGAGCGGCGTACCATTGCAGGCCAGCTCGAATTTTGGGCGCTGGTTGGTAAAGCAGCACTTGACAATCCAGACCTACCTATCGAATTTGTGCGCGATCTATTAATCGCTCGCGCAGAAGGTTCCACACTCGCCACTGAATTTGTATCTCAGGGCAAGCGTTGATGGCATCTCGTGAAATCAAAGTTATCCAGTCAGCTGCATTTGCTAGAACATACAAGAAGCTCTACAACCAGCAAAAAATCAAAGTTGATGATGCGGTTCAAGAGATAGTCAACGACCCAGAGATTGGTACCCAAAAGCGCGGTGACTTGAGCGGTGTGTATGTTTACAAATTTAAAGTGCAGACTCAGGAAATGCTGCTCGCCTACGAGTACGACCCGCAAACTCGCTATTTGTTATTACTGGGGAGTCATGAAAACTTCTACCGAGGACTAAAACGGTAAGCGCTGATTTCACGCTCCTAGGGTTTTCACTAGCATTACATGCAGAAATAGACTACACTGCCGCTTCACGTTAATTTTTAATCGCTCCCTGACCCTCTTTCCTTTCGCGGCTGACTATAGCCCTAGTATGCGTTCGGTTGTCCCGGTCGGCACGATTCAAAGGAAAGAAGATGTCATTTCAAGCACTCGGGCTTGCAGCCCCGTTGCTGGCCGCTATTTCGCGCGCCGGTTTTAAAGAAGCCACAGCCGTACAACAACAAGCCATCCCTGCCGCTTTGCAAGGTCAGGATCTCATGGTTTCTGCTCAGACTGGGAGCGGTAAAACAGCAGCCTTCATGCTGCCTGCACTGAATCGACTGAGCCAGCAAGCTGGCAAAGGTGGCCGTGGCGTGCAGGTACTTGTGCTGACGCCAACGCGCGAATTGGCCATGCAGGTCAGCGAAGCTGCTGGCCTACTCGGCAGTCAAATCAAGGGGCTACGCACCGCTACTGTGGTGGGCGGCATGCCCTATGGCGCACAACTGAAGGCTCTATCCCAACGCGTGGATGTGCTGGTTGCCACACCTGGTCGCTTGATGGATCATCTTCAAAGCAAGCGGGTTGATCTATCAACCGTGCATACCCTGATTCTGGATGAAGCCGATCGCATGCTCGACATGGGATTTATCGATGACATCAAGACCATCGTTGCACGCACGCCTGCAACGCGCCAGACGCTGCTGTTTTCTGCGACGTTTGATGGCAGTGTCGCCAAACTCGCTGAGACCATGATGCGTGATCCAGTCAGAATCCAGATCTCTGCACCCAAAGAGCGCCATGCCCAAATCGAACAGCATGTGTTTTACGCCGACAGCAAGGAACACAAGCTGCAGTTGCTAGACCACATGCTGCGCGATGCCAGCATGGATCAAGCGATCGTCTTTACCGCCACCAAACGTGGCGCTGATGATCTGGCTGATGTTCTGAACGAGCAAGGATTCCATGCGCAGGCTTTGCATGGTGACATGAATCAACGCCAACGCACCCGCGCATTGACCGCCATGCAACGCGGTCGGGTCCGTGTACTGGTAGCCACCGATGTCGCTGCGCGCGGCATCGACGTGCAGACCATTAGTCACGCCATTAACTTCGACCTTCCGATGCAAGCCGAAGACTACGTACACCGGATTGGTCGTACAGGACGTGCCGGCCGTCAGGGTACGGCGATCACCCTGTGTGAACACCGCGACCGCTTCAAAGTTCGCCGCATCGAGAATTTCATCGGCCATGGTATCGCTGCTAGCGAAATCGCAGGTCTTGAGCCCAAGCGTGTAGCGCCTAAAAAGCCGCATGTTAAAAGCGCCAAACCGCGTCGCCCTGGGTTTGGTGCGAAGGCAGCTGTTAAAACTGGCAGCAGACCAGGCGGCTCCGCCAAAACAGGGTTCGGCGCCAAGCCACGTACCGCTAAACCTTATACTGCAGGACATGCAAAACCCGCACGGCCAACGACCCGATCCCGCACAGATTCATCTGAGCGCAGACGCGCTCGCGCATAGCGAGAAACTGACTACCCGCTTGCGCGATCAAATTGCTCAAGCGGGTGGTTGGATGTCGTTCGCGCAGTGGATGCAGCAAGCACTGTACGAACCCGGGTTGGGGTACTACTCGGCTGGCCTAGCCAAACTAGCTACGCGAGACACACTGCACTGCCCCAGCTCAGCGTCTGGAGATTTCGTCACGGCTCCTGAGCTTTCTGCGGCATTTGGCTACACCCTGGCACAGCAAGTTGCACAAGTACTACGCGAACAAGACAAGCCCACTATCCTCGAGTTTGGAGCAGGCTCGGGACAGCTGGCTCACGACGTACTTACAGCACTCGCTGATCAGGAACTCCACCCCCACTATCACATCCTCGAGGTATCAGCCGACCTTAGAGAGCGACAACAACTGAAGCTCGCGCACTGGGGTACACAAGTGCAATGGCTAGACCAGTTACCCGACACATTCATTGGGGTGGTGCTGGCCAACGAAGTACTCGATGCCATGCCCGTGCATTTAGTAGGCTGGACATCTGACGGCACGGTGTTTGAACGAGGCGTCGCCTGGGGCACTGATGGGTTTGTCTGGGAAGATCGGCCAGCAGGCGAAGTCCTCGCCAATGAATTGGCAGGGAAGATGCCGCCTTTGCCCGGCTACCTGACAGAAATTAATCTAGCGGGCCGAGCCTGGATCAACGAAGTCAGTCAAAGGCTTCAGTGGGGTATAGCGCTATTAATTGACTATGGATTTCCTCAAGCCGAGTACTACCATCCGCAGCGCCGAGAAGGTACGTTAATGTGCCATATCCAGCATCGTAGCCATGCACAACCGCTGATCCTACCGGGACTGCAAGATATCACCGCACACGTCGATTTCTCTGCCATGGCTAGTGCCGCGTTTGATGCAGGTCTGAATGTACTGGGTTATACCAGTCAGGCAAGATTCTTACTGAATGCTGGCCTGCTTGATATCCTGCCCAAGCTAGACATCAATACGCAACGTGGCATTGACAAACTCATTTCAGAAGCGGAAATGGGTGAGCTCTTTAAAGTGCTTGCAGTTGGCCGAGGTATCGACAGTGATTTAATTGGCTTTAGCCGTGGCGACAGACGCCACCAACTCTAGAAAAAGTGTGGCTGGATAACGTTCTAGGAACTCTATCAATTTACTAATTTGAATTAGCGAGGCAAATAGTGGCAGAACGCAAACAGAGACAAACGTTGTCAGACTATGTATTTTTTCATGAGATAGAGACCCGCTGGAAGGACAATGACATCTACGGCCATGTCAATAATGTCGAGTACTACTCCTACTTTGATACAGCCGTTGCTGCATTCCTGGTATCAAAGCTTGGCTTGTACTTCAAATCCAGCCCTGTCATCGCTTATGTGATCGAAACGGGTTGTACGTATTTTGAGTCAATTGCGTTTCCGGATCGCATCAAGGTCGGTGTGCGTATCGTCAAGCTTGGCAATAGCAGCGTCAAGTACGAACTCGCAATCTTTAAGAATGATGGTCATGATGCGTGCGCGCAAGGTCATTTCATTCATGTTTACGTTGACCGCACCACTGATACGCCAACACTTATTCCTGATGATGTGCGCACCGCCATGCAAGCGATCACCATCGCTTAACTAAACAGTAATCGTCGCGACTA
Protein-coding sequences here:
- a CDS encoding HpcH/HpaI aldolase/citrate lyase family protein; its protein translation is MTTNNNVTWRSMLFVPANSDKFLQSALKRNADAIQLDLEDACPPDLKAPTRQRIGELAQTCANAGFDVIVRVNRPWRLLLRDLEACVHPAIKALTLPKVPDGSFIRSVAEVLAEVEQEKGLPIGHTQLIAMVEDADGLANMDDIARAHPRVYGMIVGAEDLAVSLRMAVDTDGLYVPNVMAVAACRRAGIVPIGFVGSVADFADQDKFKQTVQRAARLGFEGAFCIHPSQVDPANEAFSPDPRAVERARALIKTFEQARAANQATCTFEGRMVDAPVVAQAQLLIERDNALQALISRRHPTGRE
- a CDS encoding ParD-like family protein gives rise to the protein MSMPVRIDDQLYEQAKAHAHAERRTIAGQLEFWALVGKAALDNPDLPIEFVRDLLIARAEGSTLATEFVSQGKR
- a CDS encoding type II toxin-antitoxin system RelE/ParE family toxin — its product is MASREIKVIQSAAFARTYKKLYNQQKIKVDDAVQEIVNDPEIGTQKRGDLSGVYVYKFKVQTQEMLLAYEYDPQTRYLLLLGSHENFYRGLKR
- a CDS encoding acyl-CoA thioesterase — translated: MAERKQRQTLSDYVFFHEIETRWKDNDIYGHVNNVEYYSYFDTAVAAFLVSKLGLYFKSSPVIAYVIETGCTYFESIAFPDRIKVGVRIVKLGNSSVKYELAIFKNDGHDACAQGHFIHVYVDRTTDTPTLIPDDVRTAMQAITIA
- a CDS encoding class I SAM-dependent methyltransferase — its product is MQNPHGQRPDPAQIHLSADALAHSEKLTTRLRDQIAQAGGWMSFAQWMQQALYEPGLGYYSAGLAKLATRDTLHCPSSASGDFVTAPELSAAFGYTLAQQVAQVLREQDKPTILEFGAGSGQLAHDVLTALADQELHPHYHILEVSADLRERQQLKLAHWGTQVQWLDQLPDTFIGVVLANEVLDAMPVHLVGWTSDGTVFERGVAWGTDGFVWEDRPAGEVLANELAGKMPPLPGYLTEINLAGRAWINEVSQRLQWGIALLIDYGFPQAEYYHPQRREGTLMCHIQHRSHAQPLILPGLQDITAHVDFSAMASAAFDAGLNVLGYTSQARFLLNAGLLDILPKLDINTQRGIDKLISEAEMGELFKVLAVGRGIDSDLIGFSRGDRRHQL
- a CDS encoding uracil-DNA glycosylase, producing the protein MGNSAGNRLKDLSALGIDSLPKRWQAVLSTPPASTQLVRTTAAIKAELTAGAIIYPADPWRALRLTELDDVKVVILGQDPYHGPDQAQGLAFSVASHCKIPPSLRNIFLEISQDPLLQTDTLKPQPDPDLSRWARQGVLLLNTSLTVRDGQAASHAKLGWQVVTDAIISAVAKRQTPTVFMLWGAHAQAKAEMIKSYSRQHFILAANHPSPLSARRPPVPFLGCGHFGRANEWLEAQDLLAVQWSN